CCTTCCCTTGAGTTGCGCCAGACCGGTCTTTAAGGCAAAGTCGGTTTTTGATTCTATAACGGCAAGAACGGCTTCCGCCTGCGCCAGATCCATTTTGCCGTTAAGGAAAGCCCGGTATGTGAACTCGCCGCGCTCCGAGGCGCGAACGCCTTTCAGGGTTGTGGCCGCTTCAAGAATTTTTTTGGCGATAAAGGGATTTCCGTGGCAGTGGATTTCTACGGAGTCCTCGCCGGTGTAAGACGCCGGAGCCCTAAAAAACACCGCAAGCACCTCGTCTATGACTTCTTTTGTGGCGGGGTCTATAATATCGCCCGACGTCATTACCCGAGGCGCCGGTTTTTTGTCGCCGCCGCGGGCTCTAAACAACAGCGAAAGGACTTCAAGGGACTTTGGGCCGCTGATTCTTACTATCGCCACGGCCGAAGGAAGCGGCGGTGTGGACAAGGCGGCTATTGTGTCGTCGGTGGGATACATTATTTCGGGAGGCCGGCGCGTTTCATCCCCGCCCTGTAATGCGGAGGGAAAATCCGGCGGGAAAGATTTTATGAGAGCAAAAAAATTTCCACAGTTTTTTCTTCGCCTTGTCCGTGCGATCTTGAAGAGACGCTTTTAACGTCGCGCACGGTATCGTGTATTACTTTGCGATAATGAAAACCAAGCGCCCCGCCGGGCCATTTGCGGGTTTTGCCGTCGGCGGCCGTGTCGCGGGCGATTTTGAGAGCTTCTTCCCGTATTTTCTCTTCTTTGTGTTTGATTATAAAATTGCAGTCGAGATGTATTTTAATGACCGGATGACACCCGACATCCGCAGCCGGCCGCAACGCGCCGTCGACGGGATTCAGGGATTTCGCCGTTTTTTTTGTCTGAGAATCCCTGCTTTTATTGATGATTTCAAATATGACCGTTTCGAGCGCAATTATAAGTTCCTCGTCGAGAACGTATTCGGGATCATTGCAGATTATATTGGAGTAAATCCTTCCCGTCATCATCGTGGTATTGACGGCGTCGGGGATTATACCCATGCGCGCGAGTATTTCAAGCGAGTGTTCCTTGAGAAGTTTTTGCGCTTCGGTATAATCCGGCGGACCCGCGGGGGGGACGGATTTCGGCTCCATCATTACCACGGCCTGCTGTTTTCCTTCTATTAAAAACAGACCCCGCAATCCCTCGTCGAGGATGGTAATGTCGACGTCCCTCTCGCGCAGAGAGAGCTTTTTAAGTCCCTTGGCGATGGCGTCTTTTACGGTTTTGCCTCTGAACTCATATTTCATAAAAGAGGTGCGACCTTCCGCCGGCCGCGTCAGTTATTGTGCTTTACCACTACGACTTCATTGTGCTCTTTGATTATTTCTTTTTCCAGGAAGAACAACTGAATCGTTATGGTAAGAACCGAGTTGATGAGCCAGTAGAGCACCACTCCCGACGGAAACTTAAGAAACATAAAGGTAAATACAGCCGGGAAAATATAGCCCATCATTTTATTCTGCGGGTCCGATGTGGCTCCGCTCATCATTTGCTGAGCGAACATTCCGGCGCCCATCAGTACGGGCAGAACATAGAACGGATCCGCGGCGGACAGGTCTTTTATCCAAAAAATCCAACCCGCGCCGCGCAGTTCGTAAGCGTTCCGGAGCGTTGTAAACAGTGCCCAGAAAATAGGCATCTGAAGAAGCATCGGAAGGCATCCGCTCAACGGATTCACGTGGTGCGTTTTATAGAGGTTCATCACCTCAACGTTCATGCGCTTGGGGTCGTCCTTGTATTTGGTTTGTAACTGGCGCATCAAGGGCTGCAGCCGTTTCATATCGGTCGTGGCCTTGAGCGATTTTAGCGAGAGGGGAAGTGTTACGGCCTGGATGCACAGCGAGAGAATGACGATGGCCCAGCCGTAATTTTTTGTTACTTTGTTTATGGCTATCAGGGCTTTCATAAAGAACTTGCCGAGCGGGCCCATAAAACCGAAATCGAGAGTTTTTTCAAGCCCCAGTCCGGTGGTCCCGAGAGCAGTGAAAGATTTTCCGCCGGCCACTACGCGGTAATCGACCGATGAGGCCTTTTTGTCCGCGCCACCCAGTATTATGGACAAATTGGCCACAGGCGGTGTCGCGCGGCTTTTGGGAGATACATCAAGTTTAGCTCCCGCAAAACCTTGGCCATCAACCGGAACCAGCGCCAAAATGAAGTATCTTGAATCTGCCGCAAGCCATCCGGCGCCGTCGAGCGATGAGCGGCCGGACTTAACGCGCACGACTTTCCTGCCGTCGAAATATTTCACGGCGTTGCCGGAGGCGATTTCCTTGGCGTCGGCTTTATCGTCGCCGATGCCGGCAGAAAACATCATGTCTATGGTTATCCGTCCGCCCTTGGAGATGCTCGCGGCGGGCGCGAAGGCGGCGCCGAAACCTGCCAGGCCGTCGGCGGTGAAGCGGTATGTCTTTATCAGCGTTCCGTCCGATGTCTTTTGCTCCGATATGACATCGTCGCCGCGTTTGATCAGCCGCGCCGGTGTGTCCGGAAGTGTTGCGAAAAATGCCGAGCCGGGCGCCGCCATATCCACCATGGCGGCTCCGCCGTTTTCCTTGAGTTCGTAGTTTATCAAAGCTCCGCCGCGGGAGCTGAATACCGCGCGGAGTTTTTCGGTTTCAAATACGAGTGTTTTTTGAGTTTCGGCCGGTGATTTGCGCGACGATTGTCCCGCAATTGCCTCGGCGGGCTTTGTCCGTCCGCCCGCGCCCTCGACGGCCTCCGAAGTTTTGGCCGCCGCGGCGGTTTCCGTCGGCGCGGAGGGGGGAATTTGCGCGGGGCGGTAATATTTTGTCCACAGAAAAAGAAATCCCACCGATATCGCCACGGCCAGAATAGTGTTTTTTGTCATTATAATTTCTCCTTAAAAATTATAAATTGAGTCAATTGAAAATCCCCGTTATTTGTCATTCTGAGTCCTTCGGCAAGCGTCATTCTGGGTCCTTCGACGAGCGTCATTCTGGGTCCTTCGGCGAGCGTCATTCTGAGCGTAGCGAAGAATCTCATAATGCCTCAGGATAAACTCCGCGTGACAAAAGCGAAGGATCCAGGGTGACATTTTGGACACTTTTTCAATTGACTCAAATTGCCTTATTCCACCGGGTCATATCCGCCTTTGGAAAACGGGTGACATCGGGATAATCGTTTTGCGCCCATCCACAAGCCCCTGGGAATGCCGTATTTGTCCACGGCTTGCTTGGCGTATGACGAGCAGGACGGATGAAACCGGCAAGCCGCTCCCGCCGGCGCGAAGCGGAAGTTCCTGAAAAAATCGATAAAAAAGAATATCGCCGTTTTCATTTGGAATTTCCGGTTTTTCCGACCAGACCCGCCGCGCCGAACGCCCTGTCGGCGAGATCCCGGAGCTTGTCGTAGCCCAGCGCCGTGGCGCCCGCTTTCGGCATAAATACTACGTCGGCGGGTTTCAGAAAGCTGTCTTTGGTCAGTCGGAAAATTTCTCTCAGGCGTCGTTTGAGACGGTTTCTCGACGCGGCTGGCCCGACCTTGCGGCTTACGACAAGGCCTATCCTCGACGGTTTCCCGTCGCGCGCGAGCACCAATATCCTGAGATATTCGGAGTTGAAGTATCTGGCGCCGCTTATAACTGCGGCGAATTCCCCGGATGAGTGGATTCTTTCGCTGTAGCGGAGCTTAGGCGACATCAGCCGGCGATACGTTTCCTGCCGTGCTGCCGGCGGCGGTTGATGGTTTTGCGGCCGCCGTGAGTTTTCATTCTGGAGCGGAAGCCCATCTTTTTCTTTCTTCTTCTTACTGAGGGTTGGTAGGTTCTCTTCGGCATCGGGACTCCTTAGTTGTTTAACATTGAGCGGTTGTTCTGGTGGGCGAGGTGGGAATCGAACCCACATGGTCTTTGAGACCGCAACATTTTAAGTGTTGTGCGTATGCCTTTTCGCCACTCGCCCTTTTCCTACAATGTGGGTTCTTTGCATAAGCCAACCGCTACTTTGAGGCACTCCACATCAATTCTACTAAAATCCCCGCCGACAGTCAAGTATTCTTAAAGGCAGTGAATAGTAAATAGTGAATAGAAAATAGTAAAAATAAAACTGTGGTGAAGCGACGGGCAAAACCATTTTTGTCATTGCGAGGAGTTGTAGGGGCGTATAATTATATGCCCCTACTCGATGAACGACGAAGCAATCCCACGGAATTCGTGGTCGCCCGAATAGTAGGGCAGGCACGGGTATTTCCGATATAAAAACGCCCCCGCGCGTCGTTTACGCCCGTTTGACCGGACGAACGGCTAAGTTGTATAATCAAACAAATGATATACAACTCGACAAAAAAGAAAACCGTCGCCGCCCTCGCCGCCAAAGCCGACGGTTTCTTTTTGCGTCTGCGCGGGCTGATGTTTAAAAAGTCGCTGCCGCCGGATTCGGCGCTTGTCATTGCGCCCTGCTCGGCGATACACACATTTTTTATGCGGTTTCCGATAGACGCGGCTTTCATCGGCCGCGACGGAGCGGTTTTAAGGGTGACGCGCAACATTCGGCCCTGGCGGCTCGCCGGACCCGTCGCCAAAGCGCGTATGGTCATAGAGACGGCGGCCGGAACGCTCGGCGAGGACGTTATCGTCGAGGGAGATATAATTTCTGTGGAGGAAAAAAGCGATGATTTGGCTTAAATTTTTAAAGAAG
This is a stretch of genomic DNA from Elusimicrobia bacterium HGW-Elusimicrobia-1. It encodes these proteins:
- a CDS encoding membrane protein insertion efficiency factor YidD, coding for MKTAIFFFIDFFRNFRFAPAGAACRFHPSCSSYAKQAVDKYGIPRGLWMGAKRLSRCHPFSKGGYDPVE
- the rnpA gene encoding ribonuclease P protein component; its protein translation is MSPKLRYSERIHSSGEFAAVISGARYFNSEYLRILVLARDGKPSRIGLVVSRKVGPAASRNRLKRRLREIFRLTKDSFLKPADVVFMPKAGATALGYDKLRDLADRAFGAAGLVGKTGNSK
- a CDS encoding 50S ribosomal protein L34; this translates as MPKRTYQPSVRRRKKKMGFRSRMKTHGGRKTINRRRQHGRKRIAG